From Lusitaniella coriacea LEGE 07157:
GAATCGCACGGCGAAGGGTCAGTGGCAGAAGAACCTGCGAGCTATTGCAGAAGCGCTCGGACAAGAGAAGAAAGCGGAGGTCGCGATCGCGCGGTATGAGAGCCGTATTGCGAATGCCCGCAGTGACTTTGCCGATGTTGTTGCAGCCCATCCAAAACTATTACTATTGGGAGCCAGTCGTCTGGGTATGGGGGTCTATGCCATTCGTTCTGAGAGCTATCTGGGCGAACTCTTAGAAGGAATTGGCTTTCAAGTTCTTTCTGCGCCCTCTTCAGAGTTAACACCCAGCACGCCAGTTTCTCTGGAGGCTTTACCGGATTTAGATGATGCGGATACGATTATTATCCTGGGTTACAACTTAGATGACAGCGATGGGCTGGAAATCCCAGACTCATCTACTGAGGAGTCCATCAGCGATCGCGTGGAGAAACACCAGACGCGAACGATTCAACAAGACTGGGAAGAAAACGCGATCGCCCAATCCCTGACTGCCAGCAAAGAAGGTCGCGTGTACTTCGCAACCTACGCTAAATGGAATGGTTTAAATGGTCCCATCGGTGCAGAGCTAGTTTTGGAGCAGTTACGGGAGTTTTTATTAGATAACTGAGCTGTTGCACAATGCAATAGGTCAGGGCGCGAGGCAAGGGACAATTTCCCGATAGAATGGAAAACGAATATTGCAAGACTGGAATTCCTTAATATTCGAGCGAATCCAACTGCCCCTATCACTCTGTCAAGATTGAGATAAGGGGCTGGCAAGCGCAATACAGTTACCCTTTAACCTTTACCCCTTCCCCGTCAATTGAAAATTGACAAATAACCAGCCACACCGGGAAAGCCTATGACTTCCGTTCAATCCTCTACCCAACAACGAACCGTCGAACTCAAACCCAGCTATAATTTGCCCTTTGCCCTCATCTTTGGTGCAATTCCCATCGCTTTTCT
This genomic window contains:
- a CDS encoding ABC transporter substrate-binding protein; protein product: MTRWLVLSVLTAGLVIGCGFLVSNNLAENPVVDSSDCRTVKHDLGEAKVCGQPQKIAVLSGHALDLLLSLDVQPAGYVGPLSIYQGKVFDNPALQIPYLGTRIASQPVHLGMGREPSLEKLLALKPDLILGEGRNADEYDLLAKISPTLLWRNRTAKGQWQKNLRAIAEALGQEKKAEVAIARYESRIANARSDFADVVAAHPKLLLLGASRLGMGVYAIRSESYLGELLEGIGFQVLSAPSSELTPSTPVSLEALPDLDDADTIIILGYNLDDSDGLEIPDSSTEESISDRVEKHQTRTIQQDWEENAIAQSLTASKEGRVYFATYAKWNGLNGPIGAELVLEQLREFLLDN